Proteins encoded within one genomic window of Pseudomonadota bacterium:
- a CDS encoding ABC transporter ATP-binding protein: MLYIDALQKSFDGFLAVNGARLQVEKGDVVAVIGPNGAGKTTLFHLVTGQLTPTSGTIRFKGREISGLAPYLVCRQGISRSYQVVNLFDRLTVFENVQVAVLSYQKKTFRLIRSAKTMAITETHEILASVGLLDKRDMPSSSLSHGDQKVLEIAIALGNRPELLIMDEPTAGMSPEETAMTLRLMEKLSSELGLTLLFCEHDMEMVFSIASQIMVMHQGKTIVQGPPDEIRNNRLVQKAYLGGGDYQCST, encoded by the coding sequence ATGCTTTACATTGATGCCCTGCAAAAATCATTTGATGGGTTCCTGGCAGTCAACGGCGCCAGGCTCCAAGTGGAAAAAGGAGATGTGGTTGCCGTTATCGGACCCAACGGAGCCGGTAAGACTACCTTGTTTCATCTGGTTACCGGCCAACTTACACCAACATCGGGAACTATCCGTTTTAAGGGGCGGGAGATTAGTGGTCTGGCTCCTTATCTGGTTTGCCGCCAGGGAATAAGCCGGTCCTACCAGGTTGTCAACCTTTTTGATCGTCTTACGGTGTTTGAAAATGTTCAGGTGGCTGTGCTTTCTTATCAGAAAAAAACATTTCGCCTGATCCGATCGGCAAAAACCATGGCAATTACTGAAACCCATGAGATTCTTGCTAGTGTCGGCCTGCTCGACAAAAGGGATATGCCCAGCAGCTCTTTGTCTCATGGTGATCAGAAGGTTTTAGAAATCGCCATAGCTTTGGGAAATCGGCCCGAATTACTTATTATGGACGAACCCACTGCCGGCATGTCTCCTGAAGAAACTGCCATGACCCTTCGTTTGATGGAAAAGTTGTCCTCGGAATTGGGGCTGACCCTGCTCTTTTGTGAACACGATATGGAGATGGTTTTCTCCATTGCCAGTCAGATAATGGTTATGCACCAGGGGAAAACAATTGTTCAGGGTCCTCCTGATGAGATTCGCAATAACCGACTGGTACAGAAAGCTTATCTCGGAGGGGGCGACTACCAATGCTCCACCTAG
- a CDS encoding ABC transporter ATP-binding protein, with translation MLHLEDVHTYYGLSHILFGVSLTVKPGEIVCLLGRNGAGKSTTMKSIMGLTPPKQGLIKFKGMNSTGMKPYLMARMGVGFVPDNRRVFADLTVGENLEISARNFKKGGWNKDRVYDFFPTLGKIDNRRAGFLSGGEQQMLTIARALMINPEFILLDEPTEGLAPLIVNTLAEQILRLKENGMTILLAEQNLEVALRLSDRGYIIDKGTIRYHGSSSELANNEEVRNKYLCV, from the coding sequence ATGCTCCACCTAGAGGATGTCCACACCTATTATGGCCTTAGTCATATTCTCTTTGGTGTTTCTCTGACGGTGAAACCGGGTGAAATTGTCTGCCTCCTGGGCCGCAACGGAGCCGGCAAAAGTACAACCATGAAAAGCATTATGGGACTGACGCCACCCAAACAGGGTCTGATAAAATTTAAAGGGATGAACTCTACCGGCATGAAACCTTATTTGATGGCTCGTATGGGAGTTGGTTTTGTGCCTGACAATCGTCGGGTATTTGCTGATCTGACGGTAGGAGAAAACCTGGAGATTTCTGCCAGAAACTTTAAAAAAGGTGGCTGGAATAAAGATCGGGTCTATGATTTTTTCCCGACTTTAGGGAAGATAGATAATCGAAGAGCCGGATTTTTAAGTGGCGGCGAACAGCAGATGCTGACTATTGCCCGGGCGTTGATGATAAACCCGGAGTTTATTTTACTTGATGAGCCAACGGAGGGTCTTGCCCCACTGATTGTAAATACCCTGGCTGAGCAGATCCTCCGTCTCAAGGAAAACGGCATGACCATTCTTCTGGCAGAACAAAACCTGGAGGTTGCCCTGCGCTTAAGCGACCGTGGTTATATTATTGACAAAGGCACCATTCGTTATCATGGTAGCAGCAGTGAGCTTGCAAATAACGAAGAAGTCCGCAATAAATACCTGTGCGTGTAA
- a CDS encoding DUF3467 domain-containing protein, which yields MNKETKPEMREVKLVASKESKTGRVYANYVQVALSPYDMTLRFCDAPPGSDITGKKKEMEIPTQCEVVIPIEVAGILANVLKSTYNNYHETYDQEEPPQDSEEN from the coding sequence ATGAACAAGGAAACAAAGCCTGAAATGCGAGAAGTAAAATTAGTTGCATCTAAAGAGTCTAAGACAGGCAGAGTATATGCCAATTATGTACAGGTTGCACTGTCGCCCTATGACATGACACTGCGTTTTTGCGATGCACCCCCTGGAAGTGATATTACCGGAAAGAAAAAAGAAATGGAAATCCCAACCCAATGTGAGGTGGTAATCCCTATAGAGGTGGCTGGGATTTTAGCAAATGTTCTTAAATCCACATACAATAACTACCATGAAACATATGATCAAGAAGAACCGCCCCAAGACTCAGAAGAAAACTGA